A genomic stretch from Bos javanicus breed banteng chromosome 29, ARS-OSU_banteng_1.0, whole genome shotgun sequence includes:
- the NUDT22 gene encoding uridine diphosphate glucose pyrophosphatase NUDT22 isoform X1 — protein MRSRERRGQAFPLRGKGRSLRESGPNCPLQTMDPEVSLLLQCPPGGLPEKQVRAELSPAYDRRPLPGGDKAIIAIWESRLQAQPWLFNAPKFRLHSATLAPTGLPGPQLLLRLGLTSYQDFLGTNWASSAAWLRQQGATDWGDKQAYLADPLGVGAALATADDFLVFLRRSGQVAEAPGLVDVPGGHPEPQALCPGDSPLHKDLPGELVVHELFSSVLQEICDEVNVPPLTLSQPLLLGIACNETSAGRASAEFYVQCSLTSEQVRRHYMSGGPEAHESTGIIFVEKQSMQRLQETEMWAELCPSAKGAIFLYNRVQGSST, from the exons ATGAGAAGCCGAGAAAGAAGGGGGCAGGCATTTCCGCTCCGAGGAAAGGGGCGGAGCCTGCGGGAGAGTGGGCCT AACTGCCCTCTCCAGACCATGGACCCTGAGGTGTCCCTGCTGCTGCAGTGCCCCCCCGGGGGGCTGCCTGAGAAGCAGGTTCGGGCAGAGCTGAGCCCAGCCTATGATCGTCGCCCACTGCCAGGAGGAGACAAGGCCATCATCGCCATCTGGGAGAGCCGGCTTCAGGCCCAGCCCTGGCTCTTTAATGCCCCCAAGTTCCGCCTGCACTCCGCCACACTGGCACCCACTGGCTTGCCAGGGCCACAGCTGCTCCTGCGCCTGGGCCTTACTTCCTATCAAGACTTCCTGGGGACCAACTgggccagctcagctgcctggctGCGACAGCAGGGGGCCACCGACTGGGGTGACAAGCAAGCCTATCTGGCGGACCCCCTGGGCGTGGGCGCTGCACTGGCCACTGCTGACGACTTCCTTGTCTTCCTGCGCCGCTCTGGCCAGGTGGCTGAGGCACCTGGGCTGGTGGACGTGCCCGGTGGGCATCCTGAGCCTCAG GCCCTGTGCCCAGGTGACAGCCCCCTGCACAAGGACCTCCCTGGGGAGCTGGTGGTGCACGAGCTCTTCTCCAGTGTCCTCCAGGAGATCTGTGATGAG GTGAATGTGCCGCCACTCACCCTGAGTCAGCCGCTGCTGTTGGGCATCGCCTGCAATGAGACCAGTGCCGGCCGTGCCAGTGCTGAGTTCTACGTCCA GTGCAGCCTGACTTCTGAGCAAGTGAGGAGACACTACATGAGTGGGGGACCTGAGGCCCACGAATCCACAGGAATCATCTTTGTGGAGAAACAG AGTATGCAGAGGTTGCAGGAGACTGAGATGTGGGCTGAGCTCTGCCCCTCAGCCAAAGGCGCCATCTTCCTCTACAACCGGGTCCAGGGAAGTTCCACCTGA
- the NUDT22 gene encoding uridine diphosphate glucose pyrophosphatase NUDT22 isoform X2 → MVGGVPACLGLEPGPLNCPLQTMDPEVSLLLQCPPGGLPEKQVRAELSPAYDRRPLPGGDKAIIAIWESRLQAQPWLFNAPKFRLHSATLAPTGLPGPQLLLRLGLTSYQDFLGTNWASSAAWLRQQGATDWGDKQAYLADPLGVGAALATADDFLVFLRRSGQVAEAPGLVDVPGGHPEPQALCPGDSPLHKDLPGELVVHELFSSVLQEICDEVNVPPLTLSQPLLLGIACNETSAGRASAEFYVQCSLTSEQVRRHYMSGGPEAHESTGIIFVEKQSMQRLQETEMWAELCPSAKGAIFLYNRVQGSST, encoded by the exons ATGGTGGGAGGGGTCCCGGCATGTCTAGGGTTGGAGCCAGGACCTTTG AACTGCCCTCTCCAGACCATGGACCCTGAGGTGTCCCTGCTGCTGCAGTGCCCCCCCGGGGGGCTGCCTGAGAAGCAGGTTCGGGCAGAGCTGAGCCCAGCCTATGATCGTCGCCCACTGCCAGGAGGAGACAAGGCCATCATCGCCATCTGGGAGAGCCGGCTTCAGGCCCAGCCCTGGCTCTTTAATGCCCCCAAGTTCCGCCTGCACTCCGCCACACTGGCACCCACTGGCTTGCCAGGGCCACAGCTGCTCCTGCGCCTGGGCCTTACTTCCTATCAAGACTTCCTGGGGACCAACTgggccagctcagctgcctggctGCGACAGCAGGGGGCCACCGACTGGGGTGACAAGCAAGCCTATCTGGCGGACCCCCTGGGCGTGGGCGCTGCACTGGCCACTGCTGACGACTTCCTTGTCTTCCTGCGCCGCTCTGGCCAGGTGGCTGAGGCACCTGGGCTGGTGGACGTGCCCGGTGGGCATCCTGAGCCTCAG GCCCTGTGCCCAGGTGACAGCCCCCTGCACAAGGACCTCCCTGGGGAGCTGGTGGTGCACGAGCTCTTCTCCAGTGTCCTCCAGGAGATCTGTGATGAG GTGAATGTGCCGCCACTCACCCTGAGTCAGCCGCTGCTGTTGGGCATCGCCTGCAATGAGACCAGTGCCGGCCGTGCCAGTGCTGAGTTCTACGTCCA GTGCAGCCTGACTTCTGAGCAAGTGAGGAGACACTACATGAGTGGGGGACCTGAGGCCCACGAATCCACAGGAATCATCTTTGTGGAGAAACAG AGTATGCAGAGGTTGCAGGAGACTGAGATGTGGGCTGAGCTCTGCCCCTCAGCCAAAGGCGCCATCTTCCTCTACAACCGGGTCCAGGGAAGTTCCACCTGA
- the NUDT22 gene encoding uridine diphosphate glucose pyrophosphatase NUDT22 isoform X4, producing MNCPLQTMDPEVSLLLQCPPGGLPEKQVRAELSPAYDRRPLPGGDKAIIAIWESRLQAQPWLFNAPKFRLHSATLAPTGLPGPQLLLRLGLTSYQDFLGTNWASSAAWLRQQGATDWGDKQAYLADPLGVGAALATADDFLVFLRRSGQVAEAPGLVDVPGGHPEPQALCPGDSPLHKDLPGELVVHELFSSVLQEICDEVNVPPLTLSQPLLLGIACNETSAGRASAEFYVQCSLTSEQVRRHYMSGGPEAHESTGIIFVEKQSMQRLQETEMWAELCPSAKGAIFLYNRVQGSST from the exons ATG AACTGCCCTCTCCAGACCATGGACCCTGAGGTGTCCCTGCTGCTGCAGTGCCCCCCCGGGGGGCTGCCTGAGAAGCAGGTTCGGGCAGAGCTGAGCCCAGCCTATGATCGTCGCCCACTGCCAGGAGGAGACAAGGCCATCATCGCCATCTGGGAGAGCCGGCTTCAGGCCCAGCCCTGGCTCTTTAATGCCCCCAAGTTCCGCCTGCACTCCGCCACACTGGCACCCACTGGCTTGCCAGGGCCACAGCTGCTCCTGCGCCTGGGCCTTACTTCCTATCAAGACTTCCTGGGGACCAACTgggccagctcagctgcctggctGCGACAGCAGGGGGCCACCGACTGGGGTGACAAGCAAGCCTATCTGGCGGACCCCCTGGGCGTGGGCGCTGCACTGGCCACTGCTGACGACTTCCTTGTCTTCCTGCGCCGCTCTGGCCAGGTGGCTGAGGCACCTGGGCTGGTGGACGTGCCCGGTGGGCATCCTGAGCCTCAG GCCCTGTGCCCAGGTGACAGCCCCCTGCACAAGGACCTCCCTGGGGAGCTGGTGGTGCACGAGCTCTTCTCCAGTGTCCTCCAGGAGATCTGTGATGAG GTGAATGTGCCGCCACTCACCCTGAGTCAGCCGCTGCTGTTGGGCATCGCCTGCAATGAGACCAGTGCCGGCCGTGCCAGTGCTGAGTTCTACGTCCA GTGCAGCCTGACTTCTGAGCAAGTGAGGAGACACTACATGAGTGGGGGACCTGAGGCCCACGAATCCACAGGAATCATCTTTGTGGAGAAACAG AGTATGCAGAGGTTGCAGGAGACTGAGATGTGGGCTGAGCTCTGCCCCTCAGCCAAAGGCGCCATCTTCCTCTACAACCGGGTCCAGGGAAGTTCCACCTGA
- the NUDT22 gene encoding uridine diphosphate glucose pyrophosphatase NUDT22 isoform X3, with translation MSRNCPLQTMDPEVSLLLQCPPGGLPEKQVRAELSPAYDRRPLPGGDKAIIAIWESRLQAQPWLFNAPKFRLHSATLAPTGLPGPQLLLRLGLTSYQDFLGTNWASSAAWLRQQGATDWGDKQAYLADPLGVGAALATADDFLVFLRRSGQVAEAPGLVDVPGGHPEPQALCPGDSPLHKDLPGELVVHELFSSVLQEICDEVNVPPLTLSQPLLLGIACNETSAGRASAEFYVQCSLTSEQVRRHYMSGGPEAHESTGIIFVEKQSMQRLQETEMWAELCPSAKGAIFLYNRVQGSST, from the exons ATGTCTAGG AACTGCCCTCTCCAGACCATGGACCCTGAGGTGTCCCTGCTGCTGCAGTGCCCCCCCGGGGGGCTGCCTGAGAAGCAGGTTCGGGCAGAGCTGAGCCCAGCCTATGATCGTCGCCCACTGCCAGGAGGAGACAAGGCCATCATCGCCATCTGGGAGAGCCGGCTTCAGGCCCAGCCCTGGCTCTTTAATGCCCCCAAGTTCCGCCTGCACTCCGCCACACTGGCACCCACTGGCTTGCCAGGGCCACAGCTGCTCCTGCGCCTGGGCCTTACTTCCTATCAAGACTTCCTGGGGACCAACTgggccagctcagctgcctggctGCGACAGCAGGGGGCCACCGACTGGGGTGACAAGCAAGCCTATCTGGCGGACCCCCTGGGCGTGGGCGCTGCACTGGCCACTGCTGACGACTTCCTTGTCTTCCTGCGCCGCTCTGGCCAGGTGGCTGAGGCACCTGGGCTGGTGGACGTGCCCGGTGGGCATCCTGAGCCTCAG GCCCTGTGCCCAGGTGACAGCCCCCTGCACAAGGACCTCCCTGGGGAGCTGGTGGTGCACGAGCTCTTCTCCAGTGTCCTCCAGGAGATCTGTGATGAG GTGAATGTGCCGCCACTCACCCTGAGTCAGCCGCTGCTGTTGGGCATCGCCTGCAATGAGACCAGTGCCGGCCGTGCCAGTGCTGAGTTCTACGTCCA GTGCAGCCTGACTTCTGAGCAAGTGAGGAGACACTACATGAGTGGGGGACCTGAGGCCCACGAATCCACAGGAATCATCTTTGTGGAGAAACAG AGTATGCAGAGGTTGCAGGAGACTGAGATGTGGGCTGAGCTCTGCCCCTCAGCCAAAGGCGCCATCTTCCTCTACAACCGGGTCCAGGGAAGTTCCACCTGA
- the NUDT22 gene encoding uridine diphosphate glucose pyrophosphatase NUDT22 isoform X5, which translates to MDPEVSLLLQCPPGGLPEKQVRAELSPAYDRRPLPGGDKAIIAIWESRLQAQPWLFNAPKFRLHSATLAPTGLPGPQLLLRLGLTSYQDFLGTNWASSAAWLRQQGATDWGDKQAYLADPLGVGAALATADDFLVFLRRSGQVAEAPGLVDVPGGHPEPQALCPGDSPLHKDLPGELVVHELFSSVLQEICDEVNVPPLTLSQPLLLGIACNETSAGRASAEFYVQCSLTSEQVRRHYMSGGPEAHESTGIIFVEKQSMQRLQETEMWAELCPSAKGAIFLYNRVQGSST; encoded by the exons ATGGACCCTGAGGTGTCCCTGCTGCTGCAGTGCCCCCCCGGGGGGCTGCCTGAGAAGCAGGTTCGGGCAGAGCTGAGCCCAGCCTATGATCGTCGCCCACTGCCAGGAGGAGACAAGGCCATCATCGCCATCTGGGAGAGCCGGCTTCAGGCCCAGCCCTGGCTCTTTAATGCCCCCAAGTTCCGCCTGCACTCCGCCACACTGGCACCCACTGGCTTGCCAGGGCCACAGCTGCTCCTGCGCCTGGGCCTTACTTCCTATCAAGACTTCCTGGGGACCAACTgggccagctcagctgcctggctGCGACAGCAGGGGGCCACCGACTGGGGTGACAAGCAAGCCTATCTGGCGGACCCCCTGGGCGTGGGCGCTGCACTGGCCACTGCTGACGACTTCCTTGTCTTCCTGCGCCGCTCTGGCCAGGTGGCTGAGGCACCTGGGCTGGTGGACGTGCCCGGTGGGCATCCTGAGCCTCAG GCCCTGTGCCCAGGTGACAGCCCCCTGCACAAGGACCTCCCTGGGGAGCTGGTGGTGCACGAGCTCTTCTCCAGTGTCCTCCAGGAGATCTGTGATGAG GTGAATGTGCCGCCACTCACCCTGAGTCAGCCGCTGCTGTTGGGCATCGCCTGCAATGAGACCAGTGCCGGCCGTGCCAGTGCTGAGTTCTACGTCCA GTGCAGCCTGACTTCTGAGCAAGTGAGGAGACACTACATGAGTGGGGGACCTGAGGCCCACGAATCCACAGGAATCATCTTTGTGGAGAAACAG AGTATGCAGAGGTTGCAGGAGACTGAGATGTGGGCTGAGCTCTGCCCCTCAGCCAAAGGCGCCATCTTCCTCTACAACCGGGTCCAGGGAAGTTCCACCTGA